The genomic window taatatattagaaataatgaaaaaaaaaacgtttacaaCGTTCTGTCTATGTGGTATGTGTATAAGatggagacaacacatgcagGTATGACGTCTtcttaaatatagaaaaattgaaagatttgaatatttatagaatcctataaattattttatacactagtatcttcataaaattaaaaaaggttaggattttacaataaaaaagacATGTGAACCATTTCTTTTCACATGTATATTAAAGTAACCAACAGATATGATTAGGTTAGGcacataatacataggtattagtaaatataaaaagaaagcTGACTGATcgatttatatacacacagcTCAAACCACTGGACGGATAGAGCTGAAATttagagtaaaaatatttatcatgccataaatatcattattaacacattttaagaaattcaGCTTCTAAGGGTGttaaaaaaggtaaataaatgtaaaaatgataaacattACTACTttgatcaaatttttaaaaaatgggatgttcaaaaatttattccgattataaaaataccaatgtataccatattatgtacctattagcaccataatattatactttagtaTGCTGTgttatggtttttaataaattcaatcaattgtttataatagaaaaacacAAGTGAAATAAGTTGGAATTATGTTGGTCATGAAATTGGTAGAGCACAAATACGATATGATAGAATTATGTTGGTTatcacataatacataatatattatagtcagtAGGTATATGGACAATAATTCTAGttgatatgaaaaataaaattgactatATACATGATAGCagatcatattttacatttaatacatgCCAACAGTGTGTAATTCAACTagtttgatataaattttaaactagaaATTCcatatacttaaaatgaatttaaatttttaacaaagtcTATCcaacaaacaaatttttaattctattgttAGAAtctgtattaatttatgttaatttcaataagaaaaaaaaaaatgagaatttattaaaatatattattcataaattactgATATatctacttttataaattacaaataagaaaaacaaGAAAGTAGTTTGTTTGTAACCATTCTGAAGtattatcattacatttaatgatGTTTGGCTAGAGCGTATCAATGTGTCAAACAGTAGAACAGCAGAGAAGTTTCACTTTTAGTGTATACATCAATCATGTCTAGACatgattagaataaaaaaaatcagaaatacAGAGTAGAAGGTGTAGAAAAACTAAATCTgaagttttaataatgttaataataaagatgACCAGTACTGGAATTATTAActggattataataataacaggaGTTCTAAATCAtccactaaaaatatatgttttattatttagaataaatatgtatttaatgataacaCTTACCAGAATATTTATCACTATTCCTAGATTTATAGTCTCGAGAATCTCTCTCCTTATCTCTGTGACTTTTTTGAGAATGATATGAACTTTTGCTAGAGTAAGATCGATCTCGCGATGGACTTCCTCGGCCAGGACTTGGATACGAGGTACCATTTCCCCTAACACTGCCATACTTTTGATCACTACTAGAATTTTTTGAAACTAAATATTTGgaattctgaaaaataaatttatattatatgaagagaatgttatgtataatttttaactaattctaataataattaacagagGAGTATAAGTTAAAGCCAACTTTATACAAGACAAGTATTTGGTAGTGAAACTTATTTGCTCTATAGTTTAACATGCATTCTATTTATTGAACTGTTGCTAGTCCGTCTCCcccaacaaaaataaaataaataaataaaatgtacagttataatttattacttgctACTCAGTGGCTTAAATATGCTAAAAAGAATACATCATAGAAATTGGAATAGCAACTTATCCCATTGAATAGACAATTATTagcaagtaaaattaatatatttttagtttaggtTGGTCGACCACTTGGCCAAAatctagtattatttaaacttgggTTTAATGATTGTTGGACAAAACATGTTATACAAACCTATGAACCccatcaatttaaatacaaaattatcttattaagTTCTAAAAACTTTCAAGCTTTGAATAGCTTTTTAAGGAGACTGTCAGTAATCGCCTGAAATGGATTTAATACAAGATAGGAATTTCATTAGATAAAGAGATTTCCACACCAATagattctaataatttatcattttaaataaaaataaaaaaattgattttgtcatttttaaaatacctactgtGTAAGTTGAACTTAaagactaaattaaatttatatcttacatttcaaaaaagataattaattatatgattagaataaaataatgcttTTATATGCAgacattgtttaaaaatcgtcaaaaggttaggttaaaagataaacttaaatatttttaaaaattgacaaatGAACAAAATTTGGGAGTTAATTTTAGACGCTGAAAAGAAAGTATtactaagtaaaaatatgattttaatcattacattaaaatataggtagttttttaaaaaaaatatataaggtaACAATACGATCaacttattgtaaaatttgtatgttattgattattaaattaataaataaataagatattacttgtttataataaagcatatattatgtcttacAAATAAAACCGttaacattacaattttatgcTTTTAATTTAGTCATTCTTGGGAAAATTTACTTTGGAGGTTGTACGTTGGATTAAGCACAAAGTAAgtgttaagttttaatttaccaattattttatatttaaaactaatatttaatgtaattacgTTATTCTAACTCAAATATTAGTAATCAAAAggctaaaatatgtataaatattgttaaattgctgatcttatttattttagatgtttagattcaataaattagatataaatagtaattattttacattacacTCAAAATGATGGCAGATTACTGATTAATTAGAATGATGAGATTATTGAGAACAGATTTAAGGTACATCACGAAGGAACCAATATTTTGAAggacataatattgtgtacctatcaataaaataatcacaaaaCCCAATAATGTTTACCTGATACTGATGGGACGGGTTTTTGTCATAAtacctgaaaataaaatagcttaacattaataatattatcgatatttaaataacttgaaaTTACGTTATTCGCGTAATTTAGTAAGTAGGCCTTACCCATCACTAATCCTTTGAAGTTTCCTCGCATGCATTACCATCAATGCCGATTATCTGTGGAAATTCACCAGCCGGCAATggaattataatgttaacgaCAAGTTTAGGTAGACGTGTACGTGGTTCTAGAGCTCAAacaaacgtaaaaaatatttaaacgtaaCCGGACGCCATCAAATGAGACCAacagtaaaatgtaataaaatggagtgaaaaggaaaaaaaacatttagacGGGGTGAAGATGCTGTCAGGAGTGTGGAAGGGGCTTGTCATCCATCGGAAAGATACGCACTGCCATTGGTCATTTCAAATATCAGCTGGCATTTATAAACAGTGCAAACATTGAAAAgtgaaataattagaaaatttaattataattaaattaatttaaatttttgactaaataaaggaattatttaaataatacagaaattatttttttgaaccaTTTCcgaaagtaaaattaaaattctaccaaaactgttttatgtttatttttgttcagtTTGCAGCCGTggtatattcgtataataattttgtttatgcaAAATTCGTCCTTGAAATTACAGTCATCactaatttgattaaaaaagtaaataaatattacctaaatcTCCTTTCAATGAATTTAGAAAGTTATCTAtggtattaagtattaactattaattgttttagctATTTTGTGTATTGGCACCATAGAATATTACTTTATGATTAGCACTAAATTAACTATctactgtattttttatagatacacAAATACgaatgtactattattatttaaacaatggtAGATGTACCCGTTCAAGAAAtgatcaaaaatacatttacatgGAACAACAAGAATGGCTACAAATCTGGCAAAACgtaaatttttctattatattataatacaataaaatctgagtacttgaataatatatattaatttaactcttgtttttattttattagctataatttatttaactattttacaaGCGTTGAAGATTCACACTCAAAGTATCTTCATTATCAAATTACCAAACCTTTGTCTGTTCAAGTAAGACCCATACTCAGCTCATTTATTACCACTTActttaaattagattatattatattaataaaaaaaaattttaatgttacatAACATGACTAATTAaattccatatttttaaaaccaattcaaaattatttttaataaaaaaaaatttatctttttaaataattatgacattACTGTAACCACTTGATTTTTTATCTCCAACATTCCTATTTCATATAACTTTGATGAACTTCATTTAATACTTCAAGATAAACATCTTAGCATCAATCTTCTGTAACTTAAAACCTCAGTTGcctaattttatgatttacccTTGTTGCTTTAATTTCCGATAATAAAGTTAActgtaataacattattttatttttaatatttgattattcttgtgtgtttttaattattttagactcAACATGATTCTCCATCTAAAAGTGAATCTTCTCAACCATTTTATCATATTCATCAggtaattaacttatttttcaaatttccaaaaattacAGCGTTCAATAAAGTAAAGTGCTTCTTTTATTAGTAATTGACAAATTGGCTTATGTTATATTCTGTAggattttattgaatacaaatattttattattatattagaattggattatttttaattattacattgtgagtcaaaataattgactaaaaactaattattacctaaaaaaaaagtgtatcgaatttataataaactaataataatttattataggatTCAATTATTACACAGAAGCCAAGTCCAACACCAGTTAGATTTAGCCCACGTATGGGTTCTAATGCTATTAATTATGCACGTTCCAGTGCTACAAATCGGATATCAATCACACCCAATATGTCACCAATCAGCTTCACTAATGTTGATCAgtcaatatcaaaaattagtgCAATGTTTCCTACTGCATCTGAATCCcacattaaatcattattaaataagtaatatacctaatatttttattatatactttttttttttaatatttataaaaattgttttagatatCATAACAGAGAAGCAGTTGTTATTAGTGCTTTGCAAGTAGAAAAGCATCCAATTGCTACACCTGGACCATATACACCACCATCAAATAGTCGTCATTATATGTTACAAGCTAATCCTTCACCCATGGCTAGTCCATTACCTAAACCAGCTCATTATTCtccaaaaatgaaattaaggtattttttttacataatatatttaattttaaggagttatgtaaattaatagaccctttttttttaataaaaaaaaaacattgcaagtattcaaacaataataaataatgattatcattatataagtctaaatgttttaatactgattactttaatatttaacttaatttaaattcttgagACATTTTAATTCAGTGGCGGCTTGAACCTGTATAAGACTTAGGCAAAGCCCCAGTCAAAATTTAGTTTGGGTGatcatcattaataatattgaatttgtttgaaataactatacctaacttattatttatcctgttatactttaatttcttttaatctgtattatgagtttataataaatattaatgcattacaatattaaagtataaatactgattttttatttagtaaaatattaaatttgtgcaGCATTCGCTGGGTAGGTGATATATTTTAGGCTTGCCCTggtcaaataaaattgtcaaaccgccattgttttaattaatattaaatttaactacctatttacctctattgataaatgtttaatattgtttgatttaaaaatatattatttgataaaacatatctaaatatttatatattatatatttattattatgtaattgttttgttatttgacTGTAGATATTGGAAAATTgtagaaattgaaaattatcttaaaagattatccatttaaattatcttttgtttttaaagtataaaatcatttttcaacagataaatataatagttgatgACCATAGATACAAATTttctgtgtatatatatatatatatgtctgTGAATGTTTGTGTGaggcttaaatttaaatgttttgccattattttttttttcatttattttatttttttttttagcatgaactttattttttgatgtttCAGTATATGTAGTTAAATTGAATTGATAATTGAATTGTCTAATAgacaatagaaaatattttttgtgggcaaaattttacattgatggatttattttatagcatgATTTGGtaagtatttgtttatttattatttttttttttttttttttggaaaattgattaaacaaaacatacatatatatatatatatttatttttaattcaaatgtgtttgtaatttatatagatatttgaaaagtGTATTTCCAGTTGTAGAAGAAACGGTACTTTTGGATACATTATGTAGCTctgataataatgttaatcaagcaacaaaaacattattaactatgggatttaataaaagacataccattaaaaacaatgtgtCTAAACTGCCTAGAGTTACATTAACTAACAGTGAAAATGATTATGAAGAAGATGATATGTTTTGGTTACGAAGAAAAACCTgtgataattatgataaaactaAATCTACTTGTTCATCTTGGCCAATTTCTTCTGTTGTGTCAACtccaatcaaaaaaataaatactgatgaacagataaaaagtaaaaaaaaaataaataactatcatATTCGGTTAGGTTAAAtacagaaattatattaataataatcttcatTTTTACAGTAAAACAAAGATTGCAAGATAAATTTGATGATcaagaagaaaaaattataatttttgcttTAGAAAGTAcagattataatgaattattagcagatcaaattcttaaaaatcatttagataatgaatttaaagcGAAGGATGAAAACAATgggtaatataactaaaagaaaataatttaataagacaaATTGTACaagttaaaatcattttattacattgttctatttacttataaatcataataaaaatttaatattattttaacttattaatatagtaaactCAAAAGGGAAAATTCTAATAACAAAGCAACTGGTAACTGTACCATAACAACCAtaagtaactcaaaaactgaATCAAGAAATTCATTCTGGTAAgaaaa from Aphis gossypii isolate Hap1 chromosome 1, ASM2018417v2, whole genome shotgun sequence includes these protein-coding regions:
- the LOC114124596 gene encoding uncharacterized protein LOC114124596, giving the protein MVDVPVQEMIKNTFTWNNKNGYKSGKTYNLFNYFTSVEDSHSKYLHYQITKPLSVQTQHDSPSKSESSQPFYHIHQDSIITQKPSPTPVRFSPRMGSNAINYARSSATNRISITPNMSPISFTNVDQSISKISAMFPTASESHIKSLLNKYHNREAVVISALQVEKHPIATPGPYTPPSNSRHYMLQANPSPMASPLPKPAHYSPKMKLRYLKSVFPVVEETVLLDTLCSSDNNVNQATKTLLTMGFNKRHTIKNNVSKLPRVTLTNSENDYEEDDMFWLRRKTCDNYDKTKSTCSSWPISSVVSTPIKKINTDEQIKIKQRLQDKFDDQEEKIIIFALESTDYNELLADQILKNHLDNEFKAKDENNGKLKRENSNNKATGNCTITTISNSKTESRNSFCEINSENQKAIENGTQISLAKGPNKDLLSKKVSSKCETYEKNRVKPKGPNKSLLSKIHSLAKGPNIELKKGPSKGLAKGSIFHRLFKK